The genomic stretch AGATTAATCCACCAATTCATTTCAAGCCTATTTGATGAATCGATAATGAGTGGAGCCTCAAACAATCCGACAGAAAGTGAAGTGATGgattaattttgaagttgtaggGCCTTTCTAAATAGTCTAGTTCCATGTTTGCATATTATTCATATAGAAAGATTCAGGGGCCATCTTATTTCATACTTACCTGATGGGGTCAATGAGCATCTTCTTGCATACCAGGATGGGATCTGATTGGACAAGGCCCGTGTAAAGGCATGCCTCTAATGTAGGCCTAATCGACCACTTGGACCAACCTTAAGAATACAATGTGTGTGTCCTCTATAACATAGGCTCATGTATTCTTCAGATTGACCCAAATGGTCGAGCCTATGTCATAATTTGTATAAAAGACATGTTATAATGCGGGCCTTGTCCCAAATCAAGTACTACTAGGTTGCAAAATGTACATAAGGAGTTTTGAATGCGTTGTGAACTCCAATAGAATTGTTTTGAACATAAGATACAAAAATAAGAACATCCACTTCCATGCTCttggatgtgggcccggacccatatttattcatttttactcTCAGCTCTTCCgcaaaagcacaacacccacattcatggTCTTCCGCTAGAgtacaacactcacatccatactcttccgcaagagcatgctcaagggttccatcattctattatttaatttaaatacttcaattactaaaaacatttccacaatattaaaaatgcattaaaaatacccgaaatactattacaaattactaaaaaaattaaaaattacataattaaaatcctaaaaattaaaattaaataattaaagtcctaaaaattaaaaattacataattaaaatcctaaaaattgagtttgagagagttgtttggcatagtgtgattttttgtgttgaaatgaaggtatttatagatgaaaagtgtgaattttgggataaaaataatgaaaaaaaaattaaaagtgtggaaaaaatggatatattttattgggaagggggaaaatattttttttattaaatctgaatttttcagattttttcgaattaaaaaataaaaaaaattataaaccaACGGTcaatcagagcatgccacgtggcccacgtcggctgctcgtgctcttgccgtcgGCACGGCGGTGCTTTTAGCTAAGAGCAGGGCCGTGGCGTCAGCACGGCGGCTGCAGATGCTCTAAGTCATTGCATAATATTTATAAGCAAGGTGTCTGATATAAGATCAAGctcaattattttattctatcctACTCTATTTGTCcctcattaattgtccacttttgtcattttcatccgtccatCATTAATTGTCAATTTTCgctttttatcataaatggtaagtagacacacattccactaattttttcacacattttattataaaactaatatatataaaaataggacacatattctactaactttttaaactcactttctttacatttattaaaactcgtgctggaaccaaagtggacaattaatagaTGACGgagatagtatttttttttaggTTGGCTAAATAactaataataaaagaaaaaaataaacatggagtactacaaaaacaaaattatgaAAAACACTTTCCGTGTTTTCATTGAACATCTGTTAACTACCGTCTCGTACAAGATTAAAATGTATACGTACAATTGGTATAAATGAATGGATTGATTTTCAACGTTTAAAAGAAtgtaaaaaattaatcaaaaagcctacttaagaagaagaaggtttGCAGCTCCTCAGCACACAATCCTCCATAAATTGAGTGAGCTGAGAAGAATAGAGTTCTGGTTGATTCCGGAAATGATCGACATGGGGCGTCGAGATGAAGTTACACGCTCTGACCTCGCGCCCATTTCTCCGTTGCTTCTCAATGAATGACTCCACAGACCCTGCTGGGATCACCTTGTCAGCGGAGCTGTATATGTATAGCTGCGGACACCTTGGTTGCTCCGATGTTAGCAACCTCATCACATCGGAAAGCCTCCTGTGATTTCAAAAAACAGCATAACAACTCAAAACGCTGTCACAAGATAAACAAGCCGAGCATTGTGTATGCAAATGAAGCAAGCAACAGAATATATAATACACGAATAGAgatgaaatgaaaataattaataataccTGTTTATGGAAGGATGATTTAGAACTAATCCAAAGACCTTCTCGAGAAGGAGAAGCAGAGCTGCCTCAGCCATGCCTGGTTTGACCTCGATGGTGGTTCTGTTTCCAATCGTTACCCCTGTCTTCGGCTCAGTACCAGAACCCTTGGTTGCAACACTATTCTTCTTCAGAAAAGCAGCAGAAAAGCCAGAGGCAAAAACCTACAAATATATACAAGGCATGTCAATGGAGGAAATATAATACTATGAGCTACATCCAATCAAACATCAAAACTCAAGAAATTAAAGCAATCACTTGTAcgaaaaaaaaatgcattctAATAGTCCATTCCTTTGCTGCCTCGCAATAAATTGGTTATTATTATTGAACAAAGatcaacaatatatatatatatatttccacAGACAGAAGTGACTAGAAAAATCCAATGAAATATCAACATATGTCCGGAAAATGTCATCAATGTGTCTTCAATTCATTCAATTAGACAAGAAATTGTACCTGTGGATCAGGGACCGCAACAGGAGCTGAATCTACAACGCAACCTCTAATCCTATCCGCTAGATCAACATCCTTCTTCTGAAACTTCTCCAAAATAACACCATATCTACAAGAAGAGGACAAGTTACATCAATTTGTTTCTCACCAATCACGGGATATCAAATCATACATCCACAGCCTACTTACGTGAGCCATCCTGTGTTACTAAACGTGTGAAAGACCAAATTCTTGCCATGCTCCTCTTCCAACCAATCAGCAAGATGGTCCACCAGCAACTCCACATCATGCTCAACCTTCCCCCCTACTTGATACCTAAGCACCTCCGACATGGGGAATGTAAACGTAATGGCATGAAACCCTCTCATAGTATACCAATCCGCATATATCTTGAGGTGCTTCTGCTTTGCACCTAACCATCCTAGCAACACCACTACAGTCCTAGACTTTGCAGACGAACAATCCGACTCTCCAGATACATCAATTGCCCTATGATCAGGCAAATGCCATCTATATAAAACGTCCGATGGCAGTGCTGGGGCACTATACGTATAGGCAGCCGGCTTGGCGGAATTTGCCAAATCGGCTGACCGGTATGAATTTAATAAGGTTGGCGACGATGCCACAAAAGAATAATTAGCATTAGAATGAGAATTAACATTGCTAGAGGGGATAGGTATGTGCACAATAGGCACAGGGACTCGAATCCCCGCTACAAACGACAATTGGGATAACCTAGAAACCGAAATTTTCGACACCCACAACGAATTTAGTTCTTCTAATGGACGGAAAGTAGAAGAACATGAAGGGCTCGATTGTTCTAAGGAAGAAGAAACGTCTGATGATTTAGACGGCCACAATTTGTCATAGCAATCGGCTGAGACAGAGGTTATCGCTAAGGCGGACGCCGCTAGAACCGGCCTTTGCAAGATTCCGGACAACGAACCCATCATCTTCTCACAAATTAATCATGCCAATTTCACAAAAGAATGGGGAAAAAATTAATCTTTACGTTTACAACCCTAGAGAAATTACCAGTTGATGGTAACAAAATCAAAATGTGTTTGAAAAGAATAGATCAGATTGAACACCCCCGCCTCCAATTAAGCAGGGAACAACAACCTGCGCAAGATCAATAATCAAATAGAGTTCCAAATGCAGCAGAAAACAGCGATTGAATTGGCGAAATCTGAAGAGGGTGAGATGAATTACAGGAATTTGATGGAGGGTTTTGTTATGGAATCGAAGAAATTTTGACGACGGGCTGTCAATTTGAATGACAGCCCAAAGGAGAGTAGAATGCGCAGAGTCAAAATTTGTAATGTTCTTCAACGCGTTGTGAAACTAGGCATTTAAACCGAATTTCACACGTTTATATATACAAATTTAAGCAATAAACGTAATTAATTCCTTTACCCCTTTTTAAGGGTTGTAGTAAAggtaagggtgtccactataaggtggacacgcccaatagctccgccccagttttttgtccatagccccaattttttgtccatagccccaaaattctatttccgccactatagtggacaactccaatagccccaaaattttataatcaattttcatttttaaatattttttagtttcaatcaagtgtaatttaaataatcgcagtgtaaataactagaatacgaggtaattaggccgaatattcgttgtattgcataccggtaaaattatacaacgaataatgaaaataaaatacaacaacaaaactccggcaccgtctactcggtgtcggagtcggcttcctcgtcttcctcttcttcttcttctcctcctcctctctcgctgctgccggccgcggtatccccgggcgcattatcaaccaa from Salvia splendens isolate huo1 chromosome 15, SspV2, whole genome shotgun sequence encodes the following:
- the LOC121769202 gene encoding transmembrane protein 53-like translates to MMGSLSGILQRPVLAASALAITSVSADCYDKLWPSKSSDVSSSLEQSSPSCSSTFRPLEELNSLWVSKISVSRLSQLSFVAGIRVPVPIVHIPIPSSNVNSHSNANYSFVASSPTLLNSYRSADLANSAKPAAYTYSAPALPSDVLYRWHLPDHRAIDVSGESDCSSAKSRTVVVLLGWLGAKQKHLKIYADWYTMRGFHAITFTFPMSEVLRYQVGGKVEHDVELLVDHLADWLEEEHGKNLVFHTFSNTGWLTYGVILEKFQKKDVDLADRIRGCVVDSAPVAVPDPQVFASGFSAAFLKKNSVATKGSGTEPKTGVTIGNRTTIEVKPGMAEAALLLLLEKVFGLVLNHPSINRRLSDVMRLLTSEQPRCPQLYIYSSADKVIPAGSVESFIEKQRRNGREVRACNFISTPHVDHFRNQPELYSSQLTQFMEDCVLRSCKPSSS